From the genome of Argentina anserina chromosome 4, drPotAnse1.1, whole genome shotgun sequence, one region includes:
- the LOC126789831 gene encoding DNA polymerase lambda-like yields MAPKRATQSESPPPSDPHGIFAGMVVFLVEDGVQNRRLQIWKQKLVQMGATIEDHLSKRVTHIFAMNPEAVLQKVGIDHWDRFEGRVVLYQWLEDSLSSGKRVPEDLYHLKLESDKSSSEYISSDEETPNPKKRRFSSPDELPHTPIQKTPKALNKDQVAALDSSRPYSPPDLNRDITEIFGKLINIYRALGDDRRSFSYHKAIPVIEKLPFKIENAEQVKGLPGIGKSMQDHIQEIVTTGKLSKLEHFETDEKVKTITLFEEIWGVGPATALKLFEKGHRTLDDLKNEDSLTHSQKLGLRYYDDIKQRIPRHEAQEMELLLQKAGEDVLPGVVVVCGGSYRRGKATCGDLDIVITHPDGNSHKGFLPKYVNHLKDMKFLREDLVFVTHSEEGTDSGVDTYFGLCTYPGRELRHRIDFKVYPREIYAFGLIAWTGNDVLNRRLRLLAESKGFRLDDTGLFPATHGSGGKRGAKAGASLKFDAEKEVFDFLGFPWLEPHQRNL; encoded by the exons ATGGCGCCAAAAAGAGCAACCCAAAGTGAAAGTCCTCCACCGTCAGATCCTCACGGAATCTTCGCCGGAATGGTCGTCTTCTTAGTGGAAGACGGAGTTCAGAACCGTCGCTTACAG ATTTGGAAGCAAAAACTGGTTCAAATGGGGGCTACTATAGAAGATCATCTATCCAAAAGGGTCACACACATATTTGCAATGAACCCAGAAGCCGTATTGCAAAAAGTGGGCATTGATCACTGGGATCGCTTTGAAGGA AGAGTTGTACTCTATCAGTGGCTGGAGGACAGCTTGAGCTCAGGGAAAAGAGTACCAGAAGATTTGTACCATCTGAAATTGGAGTCAGACAAATCTTCTAGTGAATACATTTCCAGCGATGAAGAAACCCCGAATCCGAAAAAGAGAAGATTCTCCTCTCCTGATGAGTTGCCTCATACTCCAATCCAGAAAACCCCTAAAGCCCTGAATAAGGATCAGGTCGCAGCATTGGATTCATCCAGGCCCTACAGCCCACCTGATTTAAATAGAGACATAACCGAGATATTTGGGAAGCTTATCAACATATATAGAG CATTGGGGGATGATCGACGATCTTTTAGCTATCACAAGGCTATACCGGTTATAGAGAAGTTGCCTTTCAAGATTGAAAATGCAGAACAAGTTAAGGGCCTTCCCGGCATTGGAAAGTCGATGCAAGATCAT ATTCAGGAAATAGTTACTACTGGAAAGCTATCCAAGTTGGAACACTTTGAAACAGATGAAAAG GTAAAAACAATCACCTTATTCGAGGAAATATGGGGTGTAGGTCCAGCTACTGCACTAAAACTATTTGAGAAAGGTCATCGAACATTAGATGATTTAAAGAATGAAGATTCATTGACACATTCACAGAAGTTGGGTTTGAGGTATTATGATGATATCAAACAGAGGATCCCGCGGCATGAG GCTCAAGAGATGGAGCTTCTTCTACAGAAAGCTGGCGAAGATGTTTTGCCTGGG GTGGTTGTTGTATGTGGAGGGTCATATAGACGCGGGAAGGCTACTTGTGGAGATCTGGACATTGTAATTACTCATCCGGATGGGAACAG TCATAAAGGTTTCTTACCAAAGTATGTGAATCATCTAAAGGATATGAAGTTCCTAAGAGAGGATTTGGTTTTTGTTACACACAGCGAAGAG GGTACTGATTCTGGTGTTGACACATATTTTGGGCTTTGCACATATCCTGGACGAGAGCTGCGACACCGTATAGATTTTAAG GTCTACCCACGGGAGATATATGCATTTGGACTAATAGCTTGGACAGGGAATGATGTGCTGAATAGAAG GTTGAGGTTACTAGCTGAATCAAAAGGATTCAGGCTTGACGATACAGGGCTGTTTCCAGCCACTCATGGATCTGGCGGTAAACGG GGGGCAAAAGCTGGTGCAAGCTTGAAATTTGACGCAGAAAAGGAGGTATTCGACTTTCTTGGATTTCCTTGGCTGGAACCACACCAGAGAAATCTGTGA
- the LOC126791015 gene encoding DEAD-box ATP-dependent RNA helicase 22 produces the protein MMLHRLTSTTMFLSSSPPKFLSQLKHSYSVLSNPSSLTRISFILLHQPRRFATAAAATAAAKKGDTFFAEENVSWTSLGLSDKVSQALFNAGLGQPSLVQAACIPSILSGKDVIVAAETGSGKTHSFLVPLIDKLCNEQEEFGNAADSDQGVSSVRKISLVLCPNVTLCDQVVRMANGLCGENGEPLLRATSICGRQGWPVNDPDIVVSTPAALLNNIDPNKYKFRRMEFTRSVKYVVFDEADMLLNGGYQNKVIRLINLLRFDEKLLSRSDGSNGSAAELPIDLESETSMHFSSEDEEDINTEGFSEDEEILEDDVDDLPEAGGSGKVKYREWRRVRKTYTRSKQYIFVAATLPANGKRTAGAVLKKMFTDAIWVNGNYLHCHNPRLKQRWIETTFDTQVDELIKAVNHGFESKSLEFDSGQCRTMVFANTVDAVESVAKILTSAGIECYLYHKDCSLEDRAKTLIDFQEKGGILVCTDAAARGIDIPNVSHVIQADFATSAVDFIHRVGRTARAGQYGLVTSMYNESNRDLVAAVRQSGELDMPVETAFSRKRSFRNKIKKRAALQRITNSSAAEKRALA, from the exons ATGATGCTTCATCGCTTAACATCTACAACAATGTTCCTATCATCTTCTCCACCTAAATTCCTATCCCAACTCAAACACTCCTACTCTGTTCTCTCCAACCCTTCCTCCCTAACTCGCATCAGCTTCATTCTGCTCCACCAGCCCCGCCGTTtcgccaccgccgccgccgccaccgccgccgccaAAAAAGGAGACACTTTCTTCGCCGAGGAAAACGTCTCGTGGACTTCACTTGGTTTGTCCGATAAGGTTTCTCAAGCTCTCTTCAACGCCGGCCTTGGCCAACCCTCTCTTGTTCAG GCGGCTTGCATTCCATCCATACTTTCAGGGAAGGATGTGATTGTTGCAGCTGAAACTGGTAGTGGTAAAACACACAGTTTTCTTGTCCCTCTGATCGATAAGCTATGTAATGAGCAAGAAGAGTTTGGGAATGCTGCTGATTCAGATCAAGGAGTGTCCTCTGTCCGAAAGATTTCTCTGGTGCTTTGTCCAAATGTAACACTTTGCGATCAAGTGGTTCGAATGGCCAATGGTCTTTGTGGCGAAAATGGTGAACCACTCCTCAGAGCCACATCAATTTGTGGTCGACAG GGCTGGCCAGTTAATGATCCTGATATTGTTGTTTCAACACCTGCGGCTCTTCTGAATAATATTGACCCAAACAAGTACAAATTCCGACGGATGGAATTCACACGGAGTGTAAAATATGTG GTGTTTGATGAAGCAGATATGCTTCTCAATGGGGGTTACCAAAATAAGGTTATTCGTCTCATAAACTTACTCCGCTTTGACGAAAAGCTGTTGTCCCGCTCTGATGGATCTAATGGATCTGCAGCTGAGTTGCCAATTGACTTGGAATCTGAAACTTCAATGCATTTTAGTtcagaagacgaagaagataTCAATACTGAAGGTTTCTCAGAAGACGAGGAAATCTTGgaagatgatgttgatgatttACCTGAGGCAGGTGGGAGTGGGAAGGTCAAATACAGAGAATGGAGAAGAGTGAGAAAAACTTATACACGCAGTAAACAGTACATTTTTGTCGCAGCCACTCTTCCAGCAAATGGGAAGAGAACTGCCGGGGCAGTGTTGAAAAAGATGTTTACAGATGCCATCTGGGTTAATGGAAACTATCTTCATTGTCACAATCCCAG ATTAAAGCAAAGGTGGATTGAAACGACATTTGATACTCAGGTAGATGAACTCATAAAGGCTGTGAATCATGGTTTTGAATCCAAATCCCTGGAATTTGATTCTGGTCAATGCCGCACAATGGTATTTGCGAACACTGTTGATGCTGTGGAATCAGTGGCAAAAATATTGACTAGTGCTGGGATCGAATGCTACCTTTACCATAAGGACTGCTCCTTGGAGGACCGAGCAAAGACATTGATTGATTTCCAAGAGAAAGGTGGAATTCTTGTTTGCACTGATGCTGCTGCACGTGGTATTGACATTCCAAATGTATCACATGTTATTCAG GCAGACTTTGCTACTTCTGCTGTAGATTTTATACACAGGGTTGGTCGCACAGCTAGAGCTGGTCAATATGGACTCGTAACTAGTATGTACAATGAATCCAACCGGGATCTGGTTGCTGCAGTTCGTCAATCAGGGGAGCTTGATATGCCTGTG GAGACGGCATTTAGCAGGAAAAGAAGCTTTCGAAATAAGATTAAGAAAAGAG CGGCTTtgcaaagaatcacaaattCATCAGCTGCTGAAAAAAGGGCTCTAGCATAG
- the LOC126791604 gene encoding UDP-glycosyltransferase 74B1-like — protein sequence MSHAVDLVATCAHFGTYIKVRGSNQLTITKMENHKQYRGHVVVLPYPSQGHINPLLQFAKRLASKGVKATLATTSYTVSSICVPTVGVEPISDGFDESGFAQAADEETFLQSFKANGSRTLSQVLKKFEDSEFPVNCVVYDSFLPWALDVAKKHGIYGASFFTNSASVCSILLHIHHGLISLPFKLDDMPLLLHGLPPLDIADLPGMLKKPESNPAYLRMQLNQYSNLDKADWIFTNTFKSLESKAAKAVAKLWPAKLIGPMIPSAYLDDQIKGDSGYGASLWKPLGEECIKWLETKAPKSVVYVSFGSMVSLTAEQMKEFALGLKETGVHFIWVVRASELGKLTDEIIDSVKEKGLLVTWCNQLEALAHEAIGCFVTHCGWNSILEGLSLGVPMVAVPKWADQMTNAKFVEEIWEVGVRAKEDDEGIVRKEEFVSCLKEVMEGERSKEIKKNSRKWRELAEKEINKGGSSDICISEFVELLVPANKRPEAKAFLNGKD from the exons ATGTCTCACGCAGTTGATCTAGTGGCGACATGTGCGCATTTCGGAACCTATATAAAGGTTCGTGGCTCAAATCAACTCACCATAACGAAAATGGAGAATCACAAACAGTACAGAGGTCATGTTGTGGTGCTTCCATACCCTAGCCAAGGCCACATTAACCCTCTCCTCCAGTTCGCAAAGCGACTGGCTTCTAAAGGCGTCAAGGCCACCTTAGCCACCACCAGTTACACTGTCAGCTCCATTTGTGTCCCTACTGTTGGCGTTGAACCCATATCCGATGGTTTCGATGAGTCTGGCTTTGCTCAGGCAGCGGATGAGGAGACATTTCTTCAGTCGTTCAAGGCCAACGGCTCGAGAACCCTATCTCAAGTGCTGAAGAAGTTTGAAGACTCCGAGTTCCCGGTGAATTGTGTTGTGTATGATTCATTTCTGCCTTGGGCTCTTGATGTGGCCAAGAAACATGGCATATATGGAGCTTCCTTTTTCACCAATTCGGCTAGTGTTTGTAGCATTCTTcttcacattcaccatggtcTGATATCTCTGCCGTTTAAGCTTGATGACATGCCCTTGTTGCTTCATGGCTTGCCTCCACTAGACATTGCTGACCTACCTGGCATGCTTAAGAAGCCAGAGAGTAACCCAGCTTACTTGAGGATGCAACTGAATCAGTATTCAAATTTAGACAAGGCTGATTGGATCTTTACAAATACTTTCAAATCACTTGAAAGCAAG GCTGCTAAAGCAGTAGCAAAGCTATGGCCAGCGAAGTTGATAGGCCCTATGATCCCTTCGGCTTACTTGGATGATCAAATTAAAGGAGACAGCGGATATGGAGCAAGCTTATGGAAGCCTCTTGGTGAAGAATGCATCAAATGGCTGGAAACAAAGGCACCTAAATCAGTGGTGTATGTCTCCTTTGGAAGCATGGTGTCACTGACAGCAGAGCAGATGAAAGAGTTTGCTTTAGGCTTGAAAGAGACTGGGGTACATTTCATCTGGGTGGTAAGAGCATCTGAACTGGGTAAATTGACAGATGAAATCATCGATTCAGTAAAGGAAAAAGGTCTACTAGTGACTTGGTGTAACCAGCTAGAAGCTTTGGCTCATGAAGCAATTGGGTGTTTTGTGACTCATTGTGGTTGGAATTCGATACTCGAAGGGCTCAGCCTTGGGGTTCCAATGGTTGCAGTGCCGAAGTGGGCTGATCAAATGACCAATGCTAAGTTTGTGGAAGAGATTTGGGAGGTTGGAGTCAGAGCcaaggaagatgatgaaggGATTGTGAGAAAAGAAGAGTTTGTTAGTTGTCTGAAGGAAGTAATGGAAGGAGAAAGAAGCAAAGAGATTAAGAAAAATTCCAGAAAATGGAGGGAGTTGGCTGAGAAGGAAATTAATAAAGGGGGAAGCTCAGACATATGTATTAGTGAATTTGTAGAGCTTCTGGTGCCTGCTAATAAGAGACCAGAGGCCAAGGCTTTCCTGAACGGCAAGGATTAA
- the LOC126792507 gene encoding LOW QUALITY PROTEIN: UDP-glycosyltransferase 74B1-like (The sequence of the model RefSeq protein was modified relative to this genomic sequence to represent the inferred CDS: substituted 1 base at 1 genomic stop codon): MESSRGFKGHVLVLPYPSQGHINPLLQFAKRLASKGVKATLATTSYTASSIHVHNVGVESISDGFDESGFTQAANEETFLQSFKVNGSRTLSQVLKKFEDSEFPVNCVVYDSFLPWALDVAKEHGIYGASFFTNSAAVCSIVSQIHHGILSLPFKPEDMPLLIPGLPPLNLIDLPSMLQKPDSYPAYLKMKMNQYSNLDEADWIFGNTFRALEGETAKGVAKLWPAKLIGPMVPSAYLDDRIKGDRGYGASLWKPLDEECTKWLENKAPRSVVYVSFGSMVSLTAGQMKEFTLGLKESGVNFLWVVRKSELSKLPNDIIDSVNEKGLLVTWCNQLEALAHEAMGCFVTHCGWNSILEGVSLGVPMVAVPKWADQLTNAKFVEEIWEVGVRAKEDDEGIVRKEEFVGCLKEVMEGERSKEIKKNSKRWRELAKKDISKGGSSDICINEFVAHLCANXSDKRGSRHSDIPERQGLLKTYSYSDVS, translated from the exons ATGGAGAGCAGTAGAGGATTCAAAGGTCATGTTCTGGTGCTTCCCTATCCTAGCCAAGGCCACATTAACCCTCTCCTCCAGTTTGCAAAGCGCTTAGCCTCTAAAGGAGTCAAGGCCACACTAGCCACAACCAGCTACACTGCCAGCTCCATTCACGTCCACAATGTCGGCGTCGAGTCCATCTCCGATGGTTTTGACGAGTCCGGCTTCACTCAAGCGGCCAATGAGGAAACCTTTCTTCAGTCATTCAAGGTCAATGGCTCAAGAACCCTATCCCAAGTTCTGAAGAAGTTCGAAGACTCCGAGTTCCCCGTGAACTGTGTTGTGTATGATTCGTTTCTGCCTTGGGCTCTTGATGTGGCCAAGGAGCATGGCATATATGGAGCCTCTTTTTTCACAAATTCAGCTGCAGTATGTAGCATTGTGTCTCAAATTCATCATGGAATACTTTCTCTGCCGTTTAAGCCTGAAGACATGCCCTTGTTAATTCCTGGCCTGcctccactgaaccttattgATCTGCCTAGTATGCTTCAGAAGCCAGATAGTTACCCAGCTTACTTGAAGATGAAAATGAACCAGTACTCTAATTTGGACGAGGCTGACTGGATCTTTGGAAATACTTTCAGAGCACTAGAAGGCGAG ACTGCCAAAGGAGTAGCAAAGTTGTGGCCAGCAAAGTTGATTGGACCCATGGTCCCTTCCGCTTATTTGGATGATCGGATTAAAGGAGACAGAGGCTATGGAGCAAGTCTATGGAAGCCCCTTGATGAGGAATGCACCAAATGGCTAGAAAACAAGGCACCCAGATCAGTTGTGTATGTCTCCTTTGGAAGCATGGTGTCCCTGACTGCAGGACAAATGAAGGAGTTTACTTTAGGTTTGAAAGAAAGTGGGGTGAATTTTCTGTGGGTGGTAAGAAAATCCGAACTGAGTAAATTGCCAAATGACATTATTGACTCTGTAAATGAGAAGGGTCTACTAGTGACTTGGTGTAACCAACTGGAAGCTTTGGCACATGAAGCAATGGGGTGTTTTGTGACTCATTGTGGTTGGAATTCTATTCTTGAAGGAGTCAGCCTTGGGGTTCCAATGGTTGCAGTGCCAAAGTGGGCTGATCAATTGACCAATGCTAAGTTCGTGGAAGAGATTTGGGAGGTTGGAGTCAGAGCCAAGGAAGATGATGAGGGGATTGTGAGAAAAGAAGAGTTTGTTGGTTGTCTGAAGGAAGTAATGGAAGGAGAAAGAAGCAAAGAGATTAAGAAGAATTCGAAAAGATGGAGGGAGTTGGCTAAGAAGGATATTAGTAAAGGGGGAAGCTCAGACATATGTATTAATGAATTTGTAGCGCATTTGTGTGCTAATTAGTCAGACAAGAGAGGATCAAGACATTCAGACATTCCTGAACGGCAAGGATTATTGAAGACATATTCCTATTCAGATGTCTCTTAA
- the LOC126791811 gene encoding gibberellin-regulated protein 3-like — translation MASRLLLVAAILIFCVAHVSADDAKVEDHESQAVVKGPNRRLLPYLNCEGLCKGRCSLHSRPNRCIRACGTCCVRCKCVPPGTAGNREVCGTCYTNMTTHGKRLKCP, via the exons ATGGCGTCGCGTTTGCTTCTTGTCGCGGCGATTTTGATCTTCTGCGTGGCACATGTTTCAGCTGATGATGCTAAGGTGGAAGACCATGAAAGCCAG GCAGTGGTGAAAGGACCTAACAGAAGGTTGTTGCCATATCTGA ACTGTGAAGGGCTATGCAAGGGGCGCTGCAGCTTGCACTCGAGGCCAAATAGGTGCATCAGGGCATGTGGAACTTGCTGTGTCAGGTGCAAGTGCGTTCCTCCGGGCACCGCCGGCAACAGAGAGGTCTGCGGAACATGCTACACTAATATGACCACTCATGGCAAACGCCTCAAGTGCCCTTAA
- the LOC126790582 gene encoding uncharacterized protein LOC126790582 translates to MGSTSAFSLCSHPKFQLRRRLDSGGSRSDLFSRGVCLPPVVPLRRRCLVVKAGGGGARRPASSRRVYRESQSVSSVAAPVQQLASFVVPAASFFAVTFVMWKLVEKLLVPKKGRMTSSVDSKAPEQGGMKWSISAGSNLLSGFGAKIERESKLKLNDFAKELRSFSSVDLSGRNFGDDGLFFLTESLGYNQIAEEVSFAANGITATGIKAFDGVLQANMMLKTLNLSGNAIGDDGAKCLCDILANNNGIEKLQLNSTDIGDEGAKAIAELLKRNSSLRALELNNNMIDYSGFTSLAGALLENNTIRNLHLNGNYGGALGANALAKGLEGNKSLRELHLHGNSIGDEGVNALMSGLAVHKGKLTLLDIGNNSISAKGAFHVGGYIKRTKSLLWLNLYMNDIGDEGAGHIADALKQNRTITTIDLGGNNIHAEGVTALAEALKDNSIITFLEVGYNPIGPDGVKVLSEVLKFNGNIETLKLGWCQIGAKGAEFIADMLKYNTTIRVLDLRANGLRNEGASCLARSLKVVNEALTSLDLGFNEIRDDGAFAISQALKANEDVTVTSLNLSSNFLTKFGQSALTDARDHVYEMSEKEINIFF, encoded by the exons ATGGGCTCCACTTCCGCCTTCTCTCTCTGCTCTCATCCCAag TTTCAATTGCGACGGAGACTCGACTCCGGAGGCTCCAGGAGTGACTTGTTCAGCCGCGGCGTTTGTTTGCCGCCGGTCGTTCCGCTCAGGAGGAGATGTTTAGTAGTGAAAGCCGGCGGCGGCGGTGCGAGACGGCCGGCTAGCTCTCGGAGAGTGTATAGGGAGTCTCAGAGCGTCAGCTCTGTTGCTGCTCCGGTTCAGCAGCTCGCTTCCTTCGTCGTTCCGGCGGCTTCTTTCTTCGCCGTCACTTTTG TTATGTGGAAGCTGGTGGAGAAGCTTCTTGTTCCAAAGAAGGGGAGGATGACTTCGTCTGTAGACAGCAAGGCGCCTGAGCAGGGAGGAATGAAGTGGTCGATTTCCGCGGGATCAAATTTGTTGTCAGGTTTTGGTGCAAAGATTGAGAGAGAGTCCAAGCTCAAGCTCAATGACTTTGCCAAGGAACTTAGGTCTTTCAGTAGCGTCGATTTGTCAG GGCGTAACTTTGGAGATGATGGGTTATTTTTCCTTACTGAGAGTTTGGGCTACAATCAG ATTGCTGAAGAAGTAAGTTTTGCTGCAAACGGAATAACTGCTACTGGAATAAAAGCCTTTGATGGTGTTCTTCAAGCTAACATGATGTTGAAGACGCTTAATCTCTCTGGGAATGCTATTGGAGATGATGGAGCAAAG TGCCTTTGTGATATATTGGCAAACAATAATGGCATTGAAAAGCTGCAGCTAAACAGTACAGACATAGGCGATGAG GGTGCAAAGGCTATTGCAGAATTGTTGAAGAGAAATTCAAGCTTGCGTGCTCTGGAGCTTAACAACAATATGATTGACTACTCT GGATTCACAAGTCTTGCTGGAGCTCTTCTTGAGAACAATACAATACGGAACTTACATTTAAA TGGCAACTATGGTGGAGCCTTGGGCGCCAATGCTTTAGCCAAAGGACTTGAGGGGAACAAATCTTTAAGG GAACTCCATCTACATGGTAATTCCATTGGAGATGAAGGAGTGAATGCTTTGATGTCAGGTTTAGCTGTACATAAAG GTAAACTGACTCTTTTAGACATCGGCAACAACTCAATAAGTGCTAAAGGTGCGTTTCATGTTGGTGGATATATCAAAAGGACAAAAAGCTTGCTATGGCTGAACCTTTACATGAATGATATAGGGGATGAG GGAGCTGGACACATTGCGGATGCTTTGAAGCAAAACCGGACTATAACAACCATAGACTTG GGGGGAAATAATATTCATGCTGAAGGAGTGACTGCATTAGCTGAAGCGTTGAAAGATAATTCTATTATTACATTT TTGGAAGTTGGTTATAATCCCATCGGACCAGATGGGGTGAAGGTTCTATCTGAAGTTCTCAAGTTTAATGGAAACATAGAAACCCTTAAGCTTGGGTGGTGCCAG ATAGGAGCAAAGGGTGCCGAGTTCATTGCAGATATGTTGAAATATAATACCACTATACGTGTTTTGGACTTGAGGGCAAATGGACTACGCAATGAA GGTGCATCTTGCCTGGCTCGCAGCTTGAAAGTGGTTAATGAAGCCTTAACTTCATTGGATTTAGGGTTCAATGAGATTAGA GATGACGGGGCTTTTGCAATTTCTCAAGCACTAAAGGCCAATGAAGATGTGACAGTCACATCTCTGAACCTTTCGAGTAACTTCCTCACTAAATTTGGGCAG AGTGCTTTAACAGATGCAAGAGACCATGTATATGAGATGAGTGAAAAGGAAATCAACATATTTTTCTAG
- the LOC126790423 gene encoding IAA-amino acid hydrolase ILR1-like 4 translates to MDLLQLWFLISIATPLCFSLNLQPHTIKPSISYGNQSVKDDIVRMAKEPSTANWMKDVRREIHENPELAFEETKTSAVIRRELEKLGVSYRWPVAKTGVVATIGSGSSPFVALRADMDALPMQELVEWEHKSKVDGKFHACGHDAHVAMLLGAAKVLKQVEDKLQGTVVLIFQPAEERGEGAKDMIKEGVLDNVEAIFGIHIVNRYASGVIASRPGEFLAGCGSFKAKIIGKGGHAAHPQQSIDPILAASASVVSLQSIVSREIDPLDSGVVSVAMIQAGSAFNIIPDSATIAGTYRAFSKKSFNALSQRIEEVVKGQAAVHRCSAEVEFLGEGHPNIPPTINDERIYEQVRGLSNELVGNENTELAPTFMGSEDFAFFLEKVPGSMFFLGTRNEKKGAIYPPHSPYYVIDEDVFPIGAALHATFAYSFLSNSSGKLHLRM, encoded by the exons ATGGACCTCCTGCAACTTTGGTTCCTCATCTCCATTGCCACACCTCTGTGTTTTTCTCTCAACCTCCAACCGCATACTATTAAGCCATCCATCAGTTATGGAAATCAATCAGTGAAGGATGATATAGTGAGGATGGCAAAGGAACCCAGCACAGCAAATTGGATGAAGGATGTGAGGAGAGAAATCCATGAAAACCCagaacttgcatttgaagaaaccaaaacaagtgCAGTCATTCGGCGTGAGCTTGAAAAACTAGGTGTTTCGTATAGATGGCCTGTGGCGAAGACCGGTGTGGTGGCAACTATTGGCTCTGGTTCTTCTCCCTTTGTTGCTCTAAGAGCTGATATGGATGCTCTGCCAATGCAG GAATTGGTGGAATGGGAGCACAAGAGCAAAGTGGATGGGAAATTCCATGCTTGTGGGCATGATGCACATGTTGCAATGCTACTTGGTGCTGCAAAGGTACTCAAACAAGTTGAAGATAAATTGCAGGGTACAGTTGTTCTCATATTCCAGCCGGCTGAGGAACGTGGGGAAGGCGCAAAGGACATGATCAAAGAAGGGGTACTTGACAATGTGGAGGCCATATTTGGGATTCACATTGTGAATAGATACGCTAGCGGCGTAATTGCATCGAGGCCTGGAGAATTTTTAGCTGGCTGTGGGAGCTTCAAAGCAAAGATTATTGGGAAAGGGGGTCATGCAGCTCATCCCCAACAGTCCAttgatccaattttggcaGCATCAGCATCAGTAGTCAGCTTGCAAAGCATTGTTTCTAGAGAAATAGACCCTCTCGATTCCGGG GTAGTATCTGTAGCTATGATCCAAGCAGGGTCTGCATTTAACATCATCCCTGACTCAGCTACAATAGCTGGTACTTATAGAGCTTTTAGTAAGAAGAGCTTCAATGCTCTCAGCCAGAGAATAGAAGAG GTTGTAAAAGGGCAGGCAGCTGTGCATAGGTGCTCTGCTGAGGTAGAATTTTTGGGGGAAGGACATCCAAACATTCCCCCTACCATAAACGATGAGAGAATATACGAACAAGTTCGAGGCTTATCAAATGAACTTGTTGGAAATGAAAATACCGAGTTAGCTCCTACCTTCATGGGGAGTGAGGATTTTGCTTTCTTCTTAGAAAAGGTACCTGGATCAATGTTCTTCCTAGGCACAAGAAATGAGAAGAAAGGAGCTATATATCCGCCGCATAGTCCTTACTATGTCATTGATGAAGATGTCTTTCCAATTGGTGCTGCATTACATGCTACCTTTGCCTATTCGTTCCTGTCGAATTCATCTGGGAAGTTGCATCTCCGTATGTGA